Genomic DNA from Corynebacterium diphtheriae:
GGTCGTTGGTGCTCTTATGATCGGCCAGGTCCGAGACATCGACTTCACCGATTTCCATATCGCGTTGCCAGCATTCTTGACCATCGTGATCATGCCATTTACCTACTCGATCGCAAACGGTATCGGCGTCGGATTCATCTCCTTTACTCTGCTGGCAGTATTCGCCGGCAAGATCAAGCAGATCCACTGGATCATGTGGCTGATTTCAGCACTATTCGTGGTGTACTTTGCTATGGATCCAATCTTGAACGCTATCGGTTCATAAAAAGAAACGTTTTCACCCGAACCCTCTTCTCAGCATGCGGTTGCAAACAGCCACGGAGCGTACTGGGAAGGGGGATTCGTGTATTTAGCGGGCAGGGTCACTAACATAGTCACCGTGACTAGCCCTGACATTCATATTGAGCACCTAACCGACCCCCTTGATCCACGATTGGATGATTTCCGTGATCTTAACCATTCGGATAATCGCCCCGATCTACCAGGAGGCAAGGGGCTCGTCATCGCCGAAGGGCCACTGGTTATCCCACGACTAGTAGACTCCCGTTTTCCAGTACGCTGCCTTGTAGGCTTTCCCAACAAACTGGAAAAACTCCTCGCTAATGAGCATCTGCGTGCCCAGCTTGCCGACGTCCCCGTGTTCTCCGTGGACCGAGAAACTCTTACACAAGTAGCTGGCTTTGACATGCACCGTGGCTTGTTGGCTTCTGCGGATCGAGTACCAGGGATGAGCATTGCGCAAGCTATTGAAGGCGCACGCACCGTGGTCATTCTCGAGGGTGTGGGCGATCACGAAAACATTGGATCGATGTTTAGAAACGCCGCAGGTATGGGCGTCGATGCTGTGCTCTTTGGCAATGGCTGTGCGGATCCGCTCTATCGTCGTGTGGTTCGAGTATCGATGGGGCATGTCCTGCGTACACCTTTCGCGCATTTTGGCGGAAAATCCACAACGTGGCAGCGCGAACTACAAGAACTTCGCGATGCTGGATTCCATATCGTATCGCTGACTCCGAATCCGCAAGCCGACCATCTAGCAGACGCCTTAGTTGATACCAACGGTGCGCCATATGCCAAGGTTGCACTACTCGTCGGGGCAGAAGGGCCAGGGCTTACCGAGCACGCTATGCGGGCAACGGATCAACGCGCGCGCATTCCCATGGCATCAGGTACTGATTCCCTCAACCTTGCAACCTCGGCAGCGATTGCTTTTTATGAGCGGGACCGCTCACTACGTTAATCAGATGATGGCTTATCCGTGTGGCGTAGCGCATGGATAAATGCGCGGTACTTTTTCACCGCCACGTCGGACGCTACCGATAAGATTCGACGGGTGCGCCGATAT
This window encodes:
- a CDS encoding TrmH family RNA methyltransferase, producing the protein MYLAGRVTNIVTVTSPDIHIEHLTDPLDPRLDDFRDLNHSDNRPDLPGGKGLVIAEGPLVIPRLVDSRFPVRCLVGFPNKLEKLLANEHLRAQLADVPVFSVDRETLTQVAGFDMHRGLLASADRVPGMSIAQAIEGARTVVILEGVGDHENIGSMFRNAAGMGVDAVLFGNGCADPLYRRVVRVSMGHVLRTPFAHFGGKSTTWQRELQELRDAGFHIVSLTPNPQADHLADALVDTNGAPYAKVALLVGAEGPGLTEHAMRATDQRARIPMASGTDSLNLATSAAIAFYERDRSLR